One window of Epinephelus fuscoguttatus linkage group LG9, E.fuscoguttatus.final_Chr_v1 genomic DNA carries:
- the LOC125894492 gene encoding transmembrane protein 271-like, with protein MKLSGKGLCTVFSSTLLFVCALSEVVVGLRCVSLGSTVRAHFHLGAAAGAFYSGLLVGIGQVLLGTAMLCCLKKPGCRNFFLLGVVVFLLGVLTAFSGAVVDGDTASLVERKYSHYCFHSVVVNPACEQLRDYQRSLVVSTVLSTLECLLGLINLLVIKRYKTAQFSRSRQSQRQRAGAIILSEEQDCSSADFQPVSYINLGVFNVFDETGAEVQCGGHPSIELPGYSPTDPELNHCFPFSYPLPSELPPAYEDIFPAEACNT; from the coding sequence ATGAAGTTGAGTGGGAAAGGACTGTGCACCGTTTTCTCCAGCACCCTCCTCTTCGTGTGCGCCCTGAGCGAAGTTGTCGTTGGATTAAGATGCGTCTCGTTGGGATCTACGGTGAGAGCGCATTTCCACCTCGGCGCCGCGGCCGGGGCTTTCTACTCCGGGCTACTTGTGGGAATCGGGCAGGTCCTGCTGGGCACCGCGATGCTCTGTTGCCTAAAGAAGCCCGGCTGCAGGAATTTCTTTCTCCTCGGTGTTGTGGTCTTCTTGTTGGGTGTCCTCACCGCCTTCTCCGGCGCGGTGGTGGACGGGGACACGGCTTCTCTGGTGGAgaggaaatattcccattactgcTTCCACTCTGTGGTTGTGAACCCTGCCTGCGAGCAGCTGAGGGATTACCAGCGGAGTCTGGTCGTCTCCACTGTTCTCAGCACCTTGGAGTGCCTCCTCGGGCTCATCAACCTGCTGGTCATCAAAAGGTACAAAACAGCGCAGTTCTCTAGGAGCCGCCAGTCTCAGAGGCAGCGCGCCGGCGCGATCATCCTCAGCGAGGAGCAGGACTGCTCCTCGGCGGATTTCCAGCCGGTGTCTTACATCAATCtgggtgtttttaatgtgtttgacGAGACAGGTGCAGAAGTGCAGTGCGGGGGACACCCGTCAATCGAGCTGCCGGGATACTCGCCCACAGACCCGGAGCTCAATCATTGCTTCCCTTTCTCCTACCCGCTCCCCAGTGAACTGCCGCCCGCATACGAAGACATTTTCCCCGCTGAGGCATGCAACACATAG